A part of Aegilops tauschii subsp. strangulata cultivar AL8/78 chromosome 2, Aet v6.0, whole genome shotgun sequence genomic DNA contains:
- the LOC109737507 gene encoding berberine bridge enzyme-like Cyn d 4, with protein sequence MARTPRTTILHLVLTLCILSAQSTPSLASSAIDEFLGCLSADIPSRLIQTPATPSYSALLLSTAWNLRYILPDTSKPIGIIAATEHAHVQTTVRCGRRHGVRVRVRSGGHDYEGLSYASVHLHNQAFAVLDLAALRAIHVDQARAEAWVESGATVGELYYAVGAASRSLGFPAGSCPTMGIGGHLSGGGFGSLARKYGLSADNVLDAVVVDADGRLMNRSTMGEDLFWAICGGGGESFGVVLSWKVRLVPVPETVTVFSIIRSRNQSAIELITKWQEIAPVLPQNLYLRVLVLNQRATFQALFLGRCGCLHGLMQDRFPELGMTKQNCQEVSWVQSTVFFGFSTTSIPTEQLLNRSSNPRYYLKAKSDHVQEPIPRDVWESIWTAWLEKPEAALLMLDPYGGLMSSISPSKTPFPHRQGNLYQLQYYSFWYENGTAAAEKRMSWVRGLYKEMEPYVSKNPRAVYVNYRDLDLGTNELDGNVTSYEKARVWGEKYFKGNFKRLAAVKAMVDPDDFFKNEQSIPPLPAAKI encoded by the coding sequence ATGGCAAGGACACCGAGGACGACAATTTTACACCTTGTCCTAACCCTCTGCATCCTCTCGGCTCAAAGCACACCCTCTTTAGCTTCCAGTGCAATCGATGAattccttggctgcctctccgCGGACATCCCGTCTCGCCTCATCCAGACCCCGGCAACCCCGTCCTACTCTGCCCTCCTGCTTTCCACCGCCTGGAACCTCCGCTACATCCTGCCGGACACCTCGAAGCCTATAGGGATCATCGCGGCCACCGAGCACGCCCACGTGCAGACCACCGTGCGCTGCGGCCGCCGCCACGGCGTCCGCGTTCGCGTGCGCAGTGGCGGCCACGACTACGAGGGCCTCTCCTACGCCTCCGTCCACCTCCACAACCAGGCCTTCGCGGTGCTGGACCTCGCCGCTCTCCGGGCGATCCACGTCGACCAGGCGCGTGCTGAGGCATGGGTCGAGTCCGGCGCCACCGTCGGCGAGCTCTACTACGCCGTCGGCGCCGCCAGCCGCTCGCTCGGGTTCCCCGCGGGCTCCTGCCCCACCATGGGCATCGGTGGCCACCTCAGCGGCGGCGGGTTCGGCTCGCTGGCACGCAAGTACGGTCTCTCCGCCGACAACGTCCTCGACGCCGTTGTCGTGGACGCCGACGGAAGGCTGATGAACAGGAGCACCATGGGGGAGGACCTCTTCTGGGCTATCTGTGGCGGAGGCGGCGAGAGCTTCGGCGTCGTGCTGTCGTGGAAGGTGCGGCTAGTCCCCGTGCCGGAGACCGTCACGGTGTTCAGCATCATCCGGTCAAGGAACCAATCTGCCATCGAATTGATTACCAAATGGCAAGAGATCGCGCCGGTTTTACCTCAAAACCTCTACCTCCGCGTGCTCGTGCTGAACCAGCGGGCTACTTTCCAGGCTTTGTTTCTTGGCCGGTGCGGCTGCCTCCACGGGCTCATGCAAGATCGCTTCCCTGAGCTTGGAATGACGAAGCAAAATTGCCAGGAGGTTAGCTGGGTCCAGTCCACGGTCTTCTTCGGCTTCTCCACGACGTCCATACCAACGGAGCAGCTCCTCAACAGGAGCAGCAATCCGCGCTACTATCTCAAGGCCAAGTCCGACCACGTGCAAGAGCCCATTCCAAGGGACGTGTGGGAGAGCATATGGACGGCGTGGCTCGAGAAGCCcgaggccgcgctgctcatgctGGACCCTTACGGCGGCTTGATGAGCAGCATCTCGCCATCGAAAACGCCGTTCCCGCACCGGCAGGGGAACCTTTACCAGCTCCAGTACTACTCGTTCTGGTACGAGAACGGGACGGCAGCAGCGGAGAAGCGAATGAGCTGGGTCAGGGGACTGTACAAGGAGATGGAGCCTTACGTGTCCAAGAACCCAAGGGCTGTGTATGTCAACTACAGGGACCTTGACCTCGGGACGAATGAGTTGGACGGCAACGTGACGAGCTATGAGAAGGCTAGAGTCTGGGGAGAGAAGTATTTCAAAGGAAATTTTAAGAGGTTGGCAGCTGTGAAGGCCATGGTGGATCCCGATGATTTCTTCAAGAACGAGCAGAGTATCCCTCCTCTTCCCGCTGCCAAAATATAG